The genomic interval TATAATCCCTTCTTCTTTTATGGCTTGGTTGACAGTGATAGTGTTGTGACCTTGTcttaagaaaatcataaatttgaacTTCGTTTCGCCCTTGACTCATTTGAACATGTGCTGACAAAGTTATGGGACAAAACATTACAAGGATAGAAGAATGGGATGAAAGAATTGAGGAATtttgaaaacaagaaattaaagaacaGGAAAGGAAAGGAGGATAAAAGCTAGAAATATACTCTTCTTCTGTGTTGATGAATTCATCAGGATCTAGTTTGaatacaagaaattaaagaaaagtaaATATATAGTGAAAGAGATCGAGCTCTGTGATTTTTCCCATGTAGTATAACCAAGCAGTGATCCTGCACGCCAGAACAAAACAAACTCATGAGTGGACATGAGGTGGATGAGCATGAGGGTGTCTGCTTTGTGCATGTGAGCATGTTCTTacttttaacactttcaatgtATTTGTCTGCCCTTACAGCATGGAAATTACAGTCCCTCATGTGGCATCCATATTCTAGGCAGCATATAAATGAGTAGAGTTCATTTTACAGTGAACGATCGAGCTAGCTAGCTAACGTTTTAAGCAAACTAAAGACATGGAGATCAAGAGATCCTTTGGGCTTTTCTTCTTGCTCCTCATTGTCTTGGCTTCTCGTAAGTCCATTTAATTAGCATGCACCTCCATTAACTCTCTCAACACTTTCTATAACAAGTACTTctattgataattatatttgattttggttGTGTGGTTTTGCATGCAGAAGAGGTGGTGGTGCCTACTGAGGCAAGGGTGTGCCAGTCACAGAGCCATTATTTTAAAGGCCCATGTGCAAGGGACCATAACTGTGCTTGGGTGTGCAGGAATGAAGGTTTCTCTGGTGGAAGATGCAAAGGGTTCCGTCGCCGCTGTTTTTGCACCAAGCTTTGTTAAGTTAAGCAAAGAAAATGCAGTGACCATTACTACATATGGCCAGTCTTTCTAGTCATGTGTTAAGGTTGCCAAGCATGCtttttgacatgaaaaaagCACTATCTTAATATCCTCTGTTTGGGCCTTTTTCAAataagtgtttttgttttgcttgttcaATTAGCTGAGTATCCATAAGTATGTCAGCATCACTTGTGTTAGCTTGCTCTTCAGCTAGGCAACTTGCTAGCTTTAGAACCTGCTGCTGATCGATGATGCTGGGGTTAATGTCAATGTTGGTTTCGTTATGTAATAATAAACTCTCCCTTCTTGTTCGAGGAAGCATTCTTGTCACCCAATTTATTACCTAGATCTTAGATTAGATTGTGATccgagttatttttattaactttgtATTTAAACATTTtggtaaaatttgaatttttatttcactATCTACATtaagggtgagcaaaaaaactaaaaacaaaaaaactgaaaaccgattaaaccgagaaacaaaaaaatataaccaaaaaaaccaaactgtgaaaaaaaaaccgattagaattttaaaaaaactgaccgATTCGgttttcggttttataagtttgaaaccgaaaaaaccgaaccgaacccaaacggaaaaaaaaccaagccgaACCAGgaaaaaacagagccaaactgaatcaaaccgaaaccggtcagtttgaaccggcttttgttttaaaataaccgaaccaaaccaaaaccgattggtttgaactggtttcagttaaaaaaaaaacaatttagttattttttatataaagatcaaactaaataaaaaataatcacccctaatcCCCATGCTCAATTGCACAAGTTGGaagtaaaatttgaattttgaactcaagatttaagaatatatttggaCATGAGTACATTTCGGAATATTTGATCTGTCTTTGAAAGTTAGCTTCCGTTAAAAGTGGAATATTTTTAGTGTTAGCATCTGCTTAATTAGCTGAGGAACCAACCTACGGGTTAGACCTACCCATTTTTCTAGTAAATAGACCTGTGCTTAATGCTAGGCTACCCCATTTAGTAGGCTGTTGTAAAACCCCATCCACATAATATTCGATTCAATCGGAGTTGATATGTTAGGTCTAGTCACAGATCAGGAGAGTTGATCTGTAttgattcaattttaaaaatatatcaaccgAAACCGGTTGTATTTtgttataattgtatttttttattttttaaaaaaattttaaattgatttttttgttattattattttatttttcaacatttaattaatcatgtgtttaatttcttaattaaattcaaatttaaaatttattagtttatggGTTGAAGATATTAGCctaagtttataaaattaacacgagtttctttgatatttttttatttatcaaaactttttgttttcaccctccaatattttattgaatttttgaatttattttctaaaaaattttttaatcatttttaaaataatacggGTTACTTTGCTTTTCTAAAGGAatcttatttataaattaaattaaattaattgattttatcatcTGAAAATTTTTTTAGGTATTGATCGGGTCAAGAATTTAACGGATTGCGGGTTTGAGAGTTTAGTTCGGGTTTAAAATGTTCACTTggacttgtttttttatcagatttgattcacgttttttttttcattgctttttaatattttttttatcttgtgtcaatgattataattttaatttttctaatatatatcatcttaatattgttttattataaaaaaaattagtagacCCACAAAATAACATGGATCACCTATTTAGTACCGCACCCACCCACCAAGATAAGCAATATGGACCCCCACAGGTAGGCATAGAATTCCGATGAAGcttaaatttgatccttttcACCTTTTCGAGCTTTCTGAAAATGAGGTCCAAATCTGACGTACACTCACATGGCTTGAAGGCATGGTGTTGATTGCATTGGGCTTAGCATGTGCATACATGTAAAAGCAAACTGTAAcaaaaatttgattgaatttttatttctatccaAATAATTCTCcaatcaaattcatttttttattatatataaatgaaattttccaataaaaaaatattattaaaaactttGACACTTCTTCAATATAAACAATTTGATGTAGGTGAAAATACAACAAGATAGCATCCAACAcagaatgacaaaaaaataatggaattagagtgaaaatacaaaaaattctaaaattttattttattttttaaatattaatctgaCTAAGTTTGCCTTCTAAAATGGTGTACAATGTCTTTTTAAAGTTAGAAAAACAAACCTAGACTAGGaaacaaaattagaattctaacacataagaaaattaatacaaatatgaaaataaataataaatccaaaatatctagaaaaaataacaaaattaaccaaaataGCAACATCTAGACCTAAATATCTCAATTAAAATCGTTATCATGGTTTGGCACATCCATGCCTTCCTTTGAATCTAGACATGTTTCATCGAtccattaaaatatcttttaggTTATCTACataatacatttaaagaaaatattgatataacTGTCTAGAACCTCAAATATCTACAAACCCGGTTACATCAAAGTCTTTATTTATAttccatgaaaaaatattatgggaAACTTATCTCCACAAATCTCTTTATAAAGAGCTTTTACTTGCATGCTAGCaataagattttgaattttgaagcaAAAGGATGGGGCATGAATTACAGAATAAATATTCCAGCTAGGCTAATCTAAAGGTAAGTGCATAATATTAGAGGTGAGGAATCCAGGGTGCATGGCtccccagaaaaaaaaaaaacaaattggtctCATTATGTCTAGCACTAacgaataaacaaataattagtaGATATATATGCCAAAACATGgcctttctcttttcttggtACGCCTAATCTGAAATGCTGTCCTATGTTAATAGCAAAAACATAGTTAATCAGcacattgatgtttttttgtgAAGTCAAAAGAATCATAGATAAGATAAgaacacaaaagaaaattaagaaaatgagagaATGGCATTAGCATGAGAGGAGCACAAAAAAGAAAGGCCCACCTGCTCTCTTATATCAGAAGAGGGTGGCAGAGGGCAAGCAAgctatggaggaggaggaggagggtatTGAGGTGGGTCACCAACCCCTAAGATTCTTTCGTTTCTTCCCATGTCTTTGGCCatggcttttaatttatttagtccCTCGTTAAATTCTTTCTAGAAGCAAGAACTTTATTCAGGGTAGGAAGGTCTGTATACCCACCTAGCCCTAGCCCTAGCCCTGGTCCCAGCCCCGTAAAATCAACATGGTCGGCTAAGTGACATGCTACCTGAAGAGTTTctggaaaacaaataaagaatggTGTATATATTGCTAGGCAGGTTGGTTGGATTGTGAAAATTACGTTGATAGTGAAGCTTGATAAATAATTGCAACTACTCTCTCGTGTTTAGGTTACAAAAGAAAGACTCATGATCCAAAATCTTTTAAAGGATGTgggagatatatataaatactagtTGAATTACATGTTCATAGGCAACTACCCCATGtttctcttaattaataatagcAACAAGTTTCCATGTCTTTAGAAATcaaagtggtaaaaaaaaaaaaaaaaa from Populus trichocarpa isolate Nisqually-1 unplaced genomic scaffold, P.trichocarpa_v4.1 scaffold_1865, whole genome shotgun sequence carries:
- the LOC7465900 gene encoding defensin-like protein 1 isoform X2 codes for the protein MEIKRSFGLFFLLLIVLASQVVVPTEARVCQSQSHYFKGPCARDHNCAWVCRNEGFSGGRCKGFRRRCFCTKLC
- the LOC7465900 gene encoding defensin-like protein 1 isoform X1, giving the protein MEIKRSFGLFFLLLIVLASQEVVVPTEARVCQSQSHYFKGPCARDHNCAWVCRNEGFSGGRCKGFRRRCFCTKLC